In Methanosarcina barkeri MS, a single window of DNA contains:
- a CDS encoding polysaccharide deacetylase family protein, producing the protein MRGSFSVTVDLEDWYHIPSVCSSPYAVYRTVNEFFEQWDGRYDYLTEPTKRALDILDEFNVTATFFVVADIVEHYPGLVESIAEKGHEIACHGLHHACKINPETKERLMSNEEFEQKTFLAKRILEKVSGERVAGYRAPNAFVGGWMLDSLENIGFKYDSSVSVNSLYNKTDSFLKTVSSFPYYPLKNGLEVGGDRNFIEFPWAYYQNVLKIPASGGPILRFLGAPLVLNGLIQSLKRGHTIFYFHPIDISCTKFPSVGNNRPFYWCMKGKLVERRIRHILKALNDVKKVCLRDYPEI; encoded by the coding sequence ATGAGGGGGAGTTTTTCAGTTACAGTGGATCTTGAAGATTGGTACCATATTCCTTCAGTCTGCAGTTCTCCTTACGCTGTTTACAGGACTGTGAATGAGTTTTTTGAACAATGGGACGGTAGGTACGATTACCTTACTGAACCTACAAAACGGGCATTGGATATTCTCGATGAGTTCAACGTAACTGCTACTTTCTTTGTAGTTGCGGATATTGTAGAACATTATCCTGGACTTGTCGAGTCAATTGCGGAAAAAGGGCATGAAATTGCATGTCATGGCCTGCATCACGCCTGCAAAATCAATCCTGAGACAAAGGAACGATTAATGAGTAACGAGGAATTCGAACAGAAAACATTTCTTGCGAAAAGAATTCTTGAAAAAGTTAGTGGAGAGAGAGTAGCAGGTTACAGGGCACCAAATGCTTTTGTAGGTGGTTGGATGTTGGATTCACTTGAAAACATCGGGTTCAAATATGATTCCTCAGTTTCCGTAAATTCTCTTTATAATAAAACAGATTCGTTCCTTAAGACAGTCTCATCTTTTCCTTACTACCCTTTAAAGAACGGGCTTGAGGTAGGCGGCGATAGAAATTTTATTGAGTTTCCCTGGGCATATTATCAGAATGTACTTAAAATTCCAGCTTCAGGAGGCCCGATACTCCGCTTTCTTGGAGCTCCTCTGGTATTGAATGGGCTTATCCAGAGTTTGAAAAGAGGACATACTATCTTTTATTTCCACCCAATTGATATTTCCTGTACTAAATTTCCTTCAGTAGGGAACAACAGGCCATTTTACTGGTGTATGAAAGGAAAGCTTGTAGAACGCAGAATTCGTCATATTCTGAAAGCTCTTAATGATGTTAAAAAAGTGTGCCTGAGGGATTACCCCGAAATATAG
- a CDS encoding metal-dependent hydrolase: MFIFGHVGITLGVFYLLSRLFSKNNFWVKVPWIAFGALLPDFIDKPLGRIILAETIGSGRIFAHTLLFGLLLGLAGYYLYSQGKPELLIIAGASFCHIFEDQIWNSPEVFFWPLLGWGFPKDTISASFIEYLMIILSRSYNPGFTEVFISEIVGLIIIVLLTGKYISEKKKDNLQCKKEKKLNI; the protein is encoded by the coding sequence ATGTTTATTTTCGGACATGTTGGGATTACTCTGGGGGTCTTTTATCTCCTGAGCCGATTATTTTCAAAAAATAACTTCTGGGTAAAGGTTCCGTGGATTGCATTCGGAGCGCTCCTTCCAGACTTTATCGATAAACCTCTTGGCAGGATAATTCTTGCTGAAACCATAGGAAGCGGACGAATTTTTGCTCATACTCTACTTTTTGGCCTTCTGCTGGGCCTGGCAGGGTACTATCTCTATAGCCAGGGGAAACCTGAACTCCTGATTATTGCAGGAGCATCTTTTTGTCATATTTTTGAAGATCAGATATGGAACAGCCCTGAAGTATTTTTCTGGCCGCTTCTGGGCTGGGGGTTTCCGAAAGACACGATTTCGGCAAGTTTTATTGAGTATCTTATGATAATTCTTAGTAGATCATACAACCCCGGATTTACAGAAGTTTTTATCTCAGAAATCGTCGGACTGATTATAATTGTCCTTCTTACTGGCAAATATATTAGCGAAAAGAAAAAAGACAATTTGCAGTGTAAAAAAGAGAAAAAGTTAAACATTTAA
- a CDS encoding DUF166 domain-containing protein, producing the protein MTVIGVITRGKYGHRLIETIREYSDFSIVTADLPEFVPVFIEEPDEYLEALNFDKHVFSAEIIITYSLHPDLTSAIAKLAAEAGVRSLIVPGGPSRASVPELKKISEVSGMDIEVDEICCSLEPNDFNRPFAELFGSPILKVKTKDGKIADVKVIKGAPCGSTWYMAEEIVGTEIKDAPPKAGLLIQHYPCRATRGEIGGIHESGELHKQAFIKALESEE; encoded by the coding sequence ATGACTGTAATAGGAGTAATTACGCGGGGTAAGTACGGGCACCGCCTTATTGAGACTATCAGGGAGTACAGTGATTTTTCAATCGTAACTGCGGATCTGCCTGAATTCGTGCCTGTATTTATTGAAGAGCCTGATGAATATTTGGAAGCTCTTAACTTCGATAAACATGTGTTCTCTGCCGAAATTATAATTACCTACTCTTTGCATCCGGATTTGACATCTGCAATTGCAAAGCTTGCGGCAGAAGCTGGTGTGCGTTCTCTTATAGTACCGGGTGGGCCATCCAGAGCTTCAGTTCCCGAACTCAAAAAGATCTCCGAAGTTTCAGGTATGGATATCGAGGTAGATGAAATCTGCTGTAGTCTTGAACCCAATGATTTCAACAGGCCGTTTGCAGAACTCTTTGGGTCTCCTATCTTGAAGGTAAAAACAAAAGATGGAAAAATTGCCGATGTCAAGGTAATAAAAGGCGCTCCATGTGGGAGTACCTGGTATATGGCAGAGGAAATAGTCGGAACGGAAATAAAAGATGCACCTCCCAAAGCCGGGCTGTTGATCCAGCATTACCCCTGTCGGGCGACACGTGGCGAGATTGGTGGGATCCATGAGTCAGGGGAACTGCATAAACAGGCGTTTATAAAAGCTCTTGAAAGTGAGGAGTGA
- a CDS encoding right-handed parallel beta-helix repeat-containing protein, whose product MIALGTTALSTTSPSITVYVSADGRGNFNCDGSNDQIEINKAFTYVAENPQFTTVYLKGPNTYIISDSILLGNNTILAGDSTAVIKLEDKAGWSRNKPLITQMNSFGNQNITIKGFEINGNHDKNKEKKRGEGYYNQICFSNSSNIQVHSMYMHDGHGDGLKIERSSNIQFYDNQVYKLGHDDLFATDCLNVEAWNNTITCRTNSGFRVWNSNHVKFHDNVIDSFYHWSAGGSGIQIEKTTGVMNDIEVYNNTIHNTYGPGIWLLGYGNSYPREEAENVHIHHNIFYSTGTNPNIDWVGGIVTSGFYNTLVENNVFDDTYHAAIVHMYPTDASTDLSPKDTGYTTIIRNNIIVNTLQRKKGPDGTGYAVINSLPETHSFVLENNCLYNNSAGNYNNASSTSNICVDPHFANEKNHDYHLKSTGGRLNGKTWVKDTVSSPCIDAAYPDSDYSKEPGNSGNRTNIGRYGNTEWASISGNRLGYVVWWNQLFSPEWKTFRLLLKMFFLFCFNVLY is encoded by the coding sequence TTGATCGCATTAGGGACAACCGCTCTTTCCACAACATCGCCTAGTATAACTGTTTATGTTTCTGCCGACGGAAGAGGGAATTTTAATTGCGACGGAAGTAATGACCAGATAGAAATAAACAAAGCTTTCACATATGTTGCAGAAAATCCTCAGTTCACAACCGTTTATCTGAAGGGCCCCAATACATACATCATCTCGGACAGTATTTTACTTGGAAACAACACTATTCTGGCAGGAGATTCTACAGCCGTAATCAAACTTGAAGATAAAGCAGGCTGGTCAAGGAATAAACCCCTAATTACGCAGATGAACAGTTTTGGAAATCAGAATATCACTATAAAAGGATTCGAAATCAACGGGAATCATGACAAGAACAAAGAAAAAAAGAGAGGAGAGGGATATTACAATCAGATTTGTTTCTCTAATTCCAGCAATATTCAGGTTCACTCTATGTACATGCATGACGGGCATGGAGATGGGCTGAAGATAGAGAGAAGCTCTAATATTCAATTTTACGATAACCAAGTATATAAACTGGGGCATGATGATCTTTTTGCCACCGATTGCCTGAACGTTGAAGCCTGGAATAATACAATAACCTGCAGGACTAACAGCGGTTTTAGAGTATGGAACTCAAACCATGTAAAATTCCATGATAATGTAATAGATTCCTTTTACCACTGGAGTGCAGGCGGCTCTGGAATTCAGATTGAGAAAACAACAGGCGTAATGAATGACATAGAGGTGTATAATAATACTATTCATAACACCTATGGACCCGGGATATGGCTGTTAGGCTATGGTAATTCTTACCCCAGGGAAGAGGCAGAGAATGTACATATTCATCACAATATTTTCTATAGCACCGGCACTAACCCAAACATAGATTGGGTAGGTGGTATAGTAACAAGTGGATTTTACAATACCCTTGTTGAGAATAATGTATTTGATGATACGTATCATGCTGCAATTGTCCATATGTATCCTACAGATGCTTCTACCGATCTTTCACCCAAAGATACAGGATATACCACAATTATCCGCAATAATATTATTGTAAACACGCTGCAACGTAAGAAAGGCCCTGACGGAACGGGATACGCAGTGATTAATTCTCTGCCTGAAACGCATTCCTTTGTGCTTGAAAACAACTGCCTTTACAATAACTCCGCAGGAAACTACAATAACGCCAGCTCGACAAGCAACATCTGTGTAGACCCTCACTTTGCAAACGAGAAAAATCACGATTATCATCTGAAATCAACAGGTGGAAGATTGAATGGAAAAACGTGGGTAAAGGATACTGTAAGTTCTCCATGTATCGATGCCGCTTATCCGGACTCTGACTATTCAAAGGAGCCAGGAAATAGTGGAAATAGGACCAACATAGGCAGGTATGGAAATACTGAATGGGCTTCTATCTCAGGAAATAGGCTCGGGTATGTTGTATGGTGGAACCAGCTATTTTCACCAGAATGGAAAACTTTCAGACTGCTACTGAAGATGTTTTTCTTATTCTGCTTTAATGTGTTATATTAA
- a CDS encoding HisA/HisF-related TIM barrel protein — protein MFRVVFVMDIFNRNVVLAKGGVREKYRPVSDSSTVCSSSDPVDIVELLRPREVYIADLNVLQGKGPLETNTKVIREVSSKVDTMLDFGISASQDVEKALSIAGTAVIGTETGTLSAIKDAAYGNSGRISVSIDIKHGKVLNNDPELPESPFEIVKMLNNLPLKDLIFLDLDRVGTASGFDPEFLRKLVECSRHSVLLAGGVKDMEDLFTLDKLGIKGALVATAVHSGMVPLSVMSSGLKSDDLK, from the coding sequence ATGTTCCGAGTAGTCTTTGTGATGGATATATTTAACCGTAACGTAGTTCTTGCAAAGGGTGGGGTCAGGGAAAAATACCGTCCGGTTTCAGATTCAAGTACTGTGTGTAGTAGCTCGGACCCTGTGGACATAGTGGAACTCCTGCGTCCGAGGGAAGTCTATATTGCCGACCTTAACGTGCTTCAGGGTAAAGGGCCTCTCGAAACGAATACCAAAGTAATTCGGGAAGTAAGCTCAAAGGTAGACACAATGCTTGATTTTGGGATCTCGGCTTCACAGGACGTGGAAAAAGCCCTTTCTATTGCAGGAACTGCTGTAATAGGCACAGAAACAGGTACGCTTTCGGCAATAAAGGATGCTGCTTATGGAAACTCCGGAAGGATCAGTGTTAGCATTGATATAAAGCATGGTAAAGTTCTGAATAATGATCCTGAGCTCCCGGAGTCTCCTTTTGAAATAGTAAAAATGTTAAATAATTTACCCTTAAAAGACCTTATTTTCCTTGACCTTGATAGGGTTGGAACAGCCTCAGGCTTTGACCCTGAATTCCTTCGAAAACTGGTTGAATGTTCCAGGCATAGCGTGCTTCTTGCCGGAGGGGTCAAGGATATGGAGGATCTTTTTACTCTTGATAAGCTCGGGATAAAAGGAGCTCTGGTCGCAACTGCCGTTCATTCGGGAATGGTTCCTCTATCCGTGATGAGTTCAGGGCTTAAATCGGATGACTTAAAATAA
- a CDS encoding serine O-acetyltransferase: MSVHLGFSIPINVFGPGLCIAHRGTIIINKNTRVGENCRIHACTNIGSSRAEVSAPQIGNNVYIGPGAKIFGNIVIADDIAIGANSVVNKSFYEKGISIAGIPAEKISTKGSDGIIVAATQIAKNNP, encoded by the coding sequence ATGAGTGTCCATCTAGGGTTCAGTATCCCAATAAATGTCTTTGGTCCAGGATTGTGTATCGCCCATAGAGGAACTATCATTATAAACAAAAATACCAGGGTTGGAGAAAACTGCAGAATACATGCCTGTACTAATATAGGATCTAGCCGGGCTGAAGTTTCAGCCCCACAAATTGGAAATAATGTATATATCGGGCCTGGTGCCAAAATTTTTGGAAATATCGTAATTGCCGACGATATAGCGATTGGGGCAAACTCGGTCGTAAATAAATCGTTTTATGAAAAAGGTATCTCGATTGCAGGTATCCCTGCCGAAAAAATAAGCACTAAAGGATCAGATGGTATTATAGTTGCAGCTACGCAAATTGCAAAAAATAATCCCTGA
- a CDS encoding disaggregatase related repeat-containing protein, with translation MNGKEQTYEWGDKKKLLFLSIIFVCIIVSITLTLSKTSCTTVYVATNGSGDFNCNGSDDQVEINKALAYVAENPKFTTVHLKGPSTYIISDSILIGNNTILEGDTTAVIKLEDKAGWPLEKPMITQMDSAGNHDITIRGFEIDGNHDKNNEKNRGKGYHNLINVLNCENIQVHDMYMHDSHGDGFKVVKCSGVKFYNNRVYKLGHDVLYAIYSSNIEAWNNKITCRTNSGLRIYNTNHVKFYNNIINSEGEGGAGIEIQKIGPSTVMNDIEIYDNLLYETNAAGIWITGYGAGYSKDSAKDIFIHHNKFYKTGTNEGADWAGGIVLNGFQNTLIEDNKFDGCYGAAIAHKQVSNEFSAPGSGYTTIVRNNIIINTQSSPAAGEGYAVYNQLKNTHSFILENNCLSGNAGGNYMSANSTSDIEADSELAAKLNTNETLGKDFPWSEAMSTGPQTPYEINESKVQTEQEESFELSLKKAFSEFRKFLKKLLLNISMQFDKAENLKVALPFIISDNRLREEAPNTTFSDSEYIDVGKKSDGGIYRGIIIFELSSLNHTDQVEEATLSLFWYYPENQIRSKDTILEVYRPMKWCREHVTWQQRESNDPWKNSGGDWYDRNGVFQGNTPYATITISGDENPDNRYYDLDVTELVQEYISGKYENTGFLIKAREEDENYIAFYSSNWQNKSQRPKLTIEYI, from the coding sequence ATGAATGGAAAGGAGCAAACATATGAATGGGGAGACAAAAAAAAGTTATTGTTTCTTAGTATAATTTTTGTTTGTATAATTGTAAGTATAACCCTTACTCTATCAAAGACATCCTGTACAACAGTTTATGTTGCTACCAACGGGAGTGGAGACTTTAACTGTAATGGAAGTGACGATCAGGTAGAGATAAACAAAGCTCTTGCATATGTTGCAGAAAACCCAAAATTCACAACCGTTCATCTGAAAGGCCCCAGTACATACATCATCTCGGACAGTATTTTAATTGGAAACAACACTATTCTCGAGGGAGATACGACAGCTGTAATTAAACTTGAAGATAAAGCAGGTTGGCCTCTAGAAAAACCTATGATTACGCAAATGGACAGTGCTGGAAATCATGATATTACTATAAGGGGATTTGAGATTGACGGAAATCACGACAAAAATAATGAAAAGAATAGGGGGAAAGGATATCACAACCTGATCAATGTCCTTAATTGCGAGAATATACAGGTTCACGATATGTATATGCATGACAGCCATGGCGATGGGTTTAAAGTCGTAAAATGTTCAGGTGTTAAGTTTTACAATAACCGAGTATACAAGTTAGGGCATGACGTCCTCTACGCTATCTATTCTTCGAATATAGAGGCCTGGAATAATAAAATAACGTGCAGAACGAATAGCGGTTTGAGAATTTACAATACAAACCATGTAAAATTCTATAACAATATAATTAACTCAGAAGGAGAGGGCGGGGCAGGAATTGAAATCCAGAAAATTGGCCCGTCAACTGTGATGAATGATATTGAAATCTACGATAATCTGCTATATGAGACGAACGCAGCAGGTATATGGATTACAGGCTACGGGGCCGGGTATTCAAAAGATTCTGCAAAAGACATATTCATACACCATAATAAATTTTATAAAACCGGTACTAACGAGGGTGCGGACTGGGCAGGGGGCATAGTGCTTAATGGTTTCCAAAATACCTTGATAGAGGACAATAAATTCGATGGATGCTATGGAGCTGCTATTGCCCATAAACAGGTCAGTAATGAATTTTCGGCCCCAGGTTCAGGCTATACAACTATCGTGAGAAATAATATAATAATTAATACACAGTCCAGTCCTGCAGCTGGGGAAGGATATGCTGTATACAACCAGCTAAAAAATACTCATTCCTTTATCCTGGAAAACAATTGTCTTTCAGGCAACGCCGGTGGGAACTATATGAGTGCAAATTCTACCTCAGACATTGAAGCTGACTCAGAACTTGCAGCAAAGTTGAACACCAACGAGACTTTGGGTAAGGACTTTCCCTGGAGTGAAGCTATGTCTACTGGACCACAGACGCCTTATGAGATAAATGAAAGCAAAGTCCAGACCGAACAGGAAGAAAGCTTCGAGTTGAGCCTTAAAAAAGCTTTTTCAGAGTTTAGAAAGTTCCTGAAAAAATTATTATTAAATATTTCGATGCAATTTGATAAGGCAGAAAACCTCAAGGTTGCTTTACCTTTCATTATTTCTGACAATCGGCTGAGAGAAGAAGCCCCAAATACCACTTTTAGTGATAGTGAATATATCGATGTCGGAAAAAAATCCGATGGAGGCATTTACAGAGGTATTATAATCTTTGAGCTGAGTTCACTTAATCATACTGACCAGGTTGAAGAGGCCACTCTATCTTTATTCTGGTACTACCCGGAGAACCAAATAAGATCAAAGGATACTATACTGGAAGTATACAGACCTATGAAATGGTGCAGAGAACATGTTACCTGGCAGCAGAGGGAATCTAATGACCCCTGGAAAAACTCTGGAGGGGACTGGTATGACAGGAATGGGGTCTTCCAGGGAAACACCCCATATGCCACGATAACTATCAGTGGAGACGAGAACCCTGATAACCGCTACTACGATCTGGATGTAACAGAACT
- a CDS encoding DUF2111 domain-containing protein has product MCPGRSQVIYRGEKITTLSISEDSGPEDLETLAVAVHSVIGLPTTIRSLKRKGLRLEKGQILDRDYTGPVLEEVLKTNKVVHKVPTEGVYSGKPVVVAPIHSKDGEVIAALGVVDILATIDLHSVFQEYTSVLEEVEYAKK; this is encoded by the coding sequence TTGTGTCCTGGCCGGTCTCAAGTAATTTACAGGGGTGAAAAGATTACTACCCTATCTATCTCAGAAGATTCAGGGCCCGAAGACCTCGAGACACTAGCAGTCGCAGTACACTCGGTCATTGGACTTCCTACAACCATTCGCAGTCTCAAGCGAAAAGGACTTCGCCTGGAAAAAGGTCAAATCCTTGATAGAGACTACACAGGGCCTGTGCTCGAAGAAGTATTGAAAACAAACAAAGTTGTCCACAAAGTCCCTACGGAAGGAGTGTACAGTGGAAAACCTGTAGTTGTTGCTCCCATTCACTCGAAAGACGGAGAAGTTATTGCAGCTCTTGGAGTTGTGGACATACTGGCTACTATAGATCTTCACTCTGTTTTTCAGGAATATACATCGGTACTGGAAGAAGTCGAATATGCTAAAAAATAA
- a CDS encoding (5-formylfuran-3-yl)methyl phosphate synthase, with translation MKLLISPINKEEAIIASRGGADIVDVKNPKEGSLGANFPWVIRDVKEAVNGRQPISATIGDFNYKPGTASLAAFGAAVAGADYIKVGLYDIQTEDQAFELITKITKAVKDYDSTKKVVASGYSDYKRINSISPLLLPSIAAKAGADVVMVDTGIKDGKSTFEFMDEEELKRFTDLAHGCGLENAIAGSLKFEDLPVLEKIGPDIIGVRGMVCGGDRTNAIRQELVEKLVAECQA, from the coding sequence ATGAAACTGCTTATAAGTCCAATTAATAAAGAGGAAGCAATAATTGCTTCCAGAGGCGGCGCAGACATTGTAGATGTCAAGAACCCTAAAGAAGGCTCCCTTGGTGCGAATTTCCCGTGGGTAATAAGGGACGTAAAGGAAGCTGTAAACGGTAGACAGCCCATAAGCGCAACTATAGGAGATTTTAACTATAAACCAGGAACTGCTTCCCTTGCAGCATTTGGAGCAGCCGTTGCAGGGGCAGATTATATTAAAGTTGGCCTTTACGATATCCAGACTGAAGATCAGGCCTTCGAGCTTATTACAAAAATAACAAAGGCTGTAAAAGACTATGACTCAACAAAGAAAGTTGTTGCCTCAGGATATTCGGACTACAAGCGCATCAATTCAATTTCTCCATTGCTGCTTCCTTCAATCGCCGCAAAAGCTGGGGCAGATGTGGTGATGGTTGATACAGGAATTAAGGATGGAAAATCTACCTTCGAATTTATGGACGAGGAAGAACTTAAAAGGTTCACAGACCTTGCCCATGGATGTGGACTTGAAAACGCGATTGCAGGCTCCCTGAAATTTGAGGATCTTCCAGTGCTTGAGAAAATCGGACCGGATATTATCGGGGTCCGTGGTATGGTCTGCGGAGGAGACAGAACAAATGCAATCCGACAGGAACTGGTAGAAAAACTCGTAGCTGAATGCCAGGCTTGA
- the tmk gene encoding dTMP kinase, producing the protein MRGKLITLEGIDGSGKSTVAEKLQKNPEIKAFKPVFTREPTRGTLTGNVVEKAIQSDTDQLAELFLFTADHAEHLAKLIKPALEKGKIVISDRYSDSRYAYQGMTLKTHLENPLEWVKDLHRGWTIVPDLTFLFDIRPEISIERCGKRGEQSKFEKLEFLRGVREIFLKLAANDPERFIVIDASHSPKYIEKEVVKKIMEFLSRN; encoded by the coding sequence ATGAGAGGGAAACTGATCACACTTGAGGGCATTGACGGCTCAGGCAAAAGCACAGTTGCAGAAAAACTTCAGAAGAATCCTGAAATTAAAGCCTTTAAACCTGTTTTTACCAGGGAACCAACAAGAGGTACTCTAACTGGAAATGTCGTGGAAAAAGCTATTCAGTCAGATACTGATCAGCTTGCCGAGCTTTTCCTTTTTACAGCTGACCATGCCGAACATCTGGCAAAACTTATAAAACCTGCACTTGAAAAAGGAAAAATAGTAATTTCTGACCGCTATTCCGACAGCCGATATGCTTACCAGGGCATGACCCTGAAAACTCACCTGGAGAATCCTCTTGAATGGGTAAAGGATCTGCACCGGGGTTGGACTATTGTTCCAGATCTGACCTTTCTCTTTGATATCAGGCCCGAAATTTCAATTGAACGCTGTGGGAAACGAGGAGAACAAAGTAAGTTCGAGAAATTAGAGTTTTTACGGGGAGTCAGGGAGATTTTCCTCAAGCTTGCGGCAAACGATCCAGAACGTTTTATTGTAATCGATGCTTCCCACTCTCCCAAATACATAGAAAAAGAAGTTGTGAAAAAAATAATGGAGTTCCTGAGCAGGAACTGA